A DNA window from Pyrus communis chromosome 3, drPyrComm1.1, whole genome shotgun sequence contains the following coding sequences:
- the LOC137729095 gene encoding DNA-directed RNA polymerases II, IV and V subunit 11-like translates to MNAPDRYERFVVPEGTKKVSYERDTKIINAASFTIEREDHTIGNILRMQLHRDENVLFAGYKLPHPLQYKIIVRIHTSSQSSPMQAYNQAINDLDKELDHLKSGFEAEVAKHSVEY, encoded by the exons ATGAATGCTCCAGACCGATACGAACGATTTGTCGTCCCTGAGGGGACAAAAAA GGTGTCATACGAGAGGGACACGAAGATCATCAATGCAGCATCGTTTACAATTGAGAGAGAGGACCACACGATCGGCAACATCCTCCGCAT GCAGCTACACAGGGACGAGAATGTTTTGTTTGCCGGCTACAAGCTTCCTCACCCCCTTCAGTACAAAATTATTGTCAGG ATTCACACAAGCAGCCAGTCTTCACCAATGCAAGCATACAACCAGGCTATTAATGATCTTGACAAGGAACTTGACCATTTGAAGAGTGGTTTTGAG GCTGAAGTTGCAAAGCATTCAGTGGAGTACTAG
- the LOC137728142 gene encoding uncharacterized protein, which translates to MQRWVVEKFTGKVVDVTVDGGGAQYLQRMCWPTPGPEIWNSGSLGGFSKLTIVGDDDGSPENPLNSGSATMPGFSSDQALVNFLSVASSAFNAVSVSSLEVDKPSFDLTMQEVKSKFMEGVSKHKRSNSEPVKRKLEKDEVNKALQAPYRLKMEMGRYFETMKMHPTSSDVQSYLSQEILDLRKQLQNQFSVRHALENALSYRPLSPDATTENSLPKVGCYVL; encoded by the exons ATGCAGAGATGGGTCGTCGAAAAGTTCACTGGAAAAGTTGTTGACGTCACCGTGGATGGCGGTGGAGCACAGTACCTCCAGCGCATGTGTTGGCCCACGCCCGGACCAGAAATCTGGAATTCAG GAAGTTTGGGAGGGTTTTCAAAGCTCACCATCGTCGGAGACGATGACGGTTCACCGGAGAATCCTTTGAACAGTGGCAGCGCCACTATgc CTGGGTTTTCTTCTGATCAGGCACTTGTCAATTTTTTAAGTGTGGCTTCTTCTGCATTTAATGCTGTTTCAGTGAGTTCCTTGGAAGTGGACAAGCCAAGTTTTGATCTTACTATGCAGGAAGTAAAGTCCAAATTCATGGAGGGAGTTTCAAAACACAAGCGTTCCAACAG TGAACCAGTTAAAAGAAAACTTGAGAAAGATGAAGTGAATAAAGCCCTCCAAGCTCCTTACAGATTGAAAATG GAAATGGGAAGATACTTTGAAACTATGAAGATGCACCCCACTAGTTCTGATGTTCAAAGTTATTTAAGTCAGGAG ATTTTGGATCTTCGAAAACAATTGCAGAACCAATTTTCGGTACGCCATGCTTTAGAGAACGCGTTGAGTTATCGCCCGTTGTCACCTGACGCTACAACTGAAAACTCGCTCCCTAAGGTAGGCTGTTATGTGCTTTAG
- the LOC137730239 gene encoding uncharacterized protein isoform X2 produces the protein MYRKTFDQQISSESNVAERLNSSPLITRKGVSAEVPGQDVTPENDNTVTSFNDLLSPRHSTGNLLKECNDILDQQKLLDSSIHRCYSSLSQHSTCSIRTSPRTKSRAKAVDSYHSLPFSMLEQSQSATTSVYPMEHYETYFSDHVPETPNSISEEMIKCISAIYCELADPPVIDHDDSCSPITSSSTYDLSSHSQGTEEMSGPYSRMLKVEWICRDTDKLEDVELTLKKFRSLIHRLEGVDLRKMKHEEKLAFWINVHNALVMHAFLIYGIPQNNLKRVSMPLKAAYNVGGHTISVDMIQRSILGCRLPRPGQWLRLLFSMKTKFKVGDARKAYAIEHPEPLLHFALCSGSHSDPVVRMYTSKGVFEELETAKEEYIQSNFLVHKEQKILLPKIVESFAKDSGLCSADLVEMIEHFMPDFQRKNNQKFQHKRIWKGIEWIPHNFTFRYLLSKEVAW, from the exons ATGTACCGAAAAACGTTTGATCAACAAATATCATCTGAATCTAATGTGGCTGAACGACTCAATTCGTCTCCATTAATCACACGTAAAGGGGTTTCCGCAGAAGTTCCTGGACAAGATGTTACACCTGAAAATGACAATACAGTCACCAGCTTTAATGATCTTCTGTCTCCTCGGCATTCAACTGGAAATTTATTAAAGGAATGCAACGACATATTGGACCAACAAAAACTGTTGGATTCAAGCATTCATCGTTGCTACTCCTCATTGTCTCAGCATTCAACTTGTTCCATAAGAACTTCTCCTCGAACAAAATCTCGAGCTAAAGCTGTAGACTCATACCACTCTTTACCTTTCTCAATGCTAGAG CAATCTCAGAGTGCAACTACAAGTGTCTATCCTATGGAACATTATGAAACCTATTTTTCTGATCATGTTCCAGAGACACCAAACAGCATTTCTGAGGAGATGATTAAGTGCATTTCGGCCATATATTGTGAACTTGCAGATCCACCTGTCATCGATCATGATGACTCTTGCTCTCCAATCACATCTTCATCAACATATGACCTTTCTTCACACAGTCAAG GGACAGAGGAAATGAGTGGACCGTATAGCAGAATGCTAAAGGTAGAATGGATCTGTAGGGATACAGATAAGTTAGAAGATGTTGAACtcacactaaaaaaatttag GTCACTTATCCATCGGTTAGAAGGAGTTGATCTCAGAAAGATGAAACATGAGGAGAAGTTGGCCTTTTGGATTAACGTGCACAATGCACTCGTCATGCAT GCATTTTTGATATATGGGATTCCACAGAATAATCTGAAAAGAGTTTCAATGCCACTCAAG GCGGCTTATAATGTAGGAGGCCACACCATAAGCGTAGACATGATACAAAGATCCATTCTTGGATGCAGATTGCCCCGTCCTGGACAA TGGCTGCGGCTGTTGTTttccatgaaaacaaaattcaagGTTGGAGATGCCCGAAAAGCATATGCAATTGAGCATCCTGAACCTCTTCTGCATTTTGCACTCTGTTCAGGAAGCCATTCCGATCCTGTG GTTCGCATGTACACATCCAAGGGAGTGTTTGAGGAGCTAGAAACTGCGAAAGAGGAATACATCCAATCGAACTTCCTCGTGCACAAGGAACAGAAAATCCTTCTTCCAAAAATTGTGGAGTCGTTTGCAAAAGATTCAGGATTGTGCTCCGCTGATTTGGTAGAGATGATCGAGCATTTTATGCCtgattttcaaagaaaaaacaatcaGAAGTTCCAACACAAAAGAATCTGGAAGGGAATTGAATGGATTCCTCACAACTTTACTTTCCGTTATCTACTTTCAAAAGAAGTAGCTTGGTGA
- the LOC137730239 gene encoding uncharacterized protein isoform X1, whose amino-acid sequence MYRKTFDQQISSESNVAERLNSSPLITRKGVSAEVPGQDVTPENDNTVTSFNDLLSPRHSTGNLLKECNDILDQQKLLDSSIHRCYSSLSQHSTCSIRTSPRTKSRAKAVDSYHSLPFSMLEQSQSATTSVYPMEHYETYFSDHVPETPNSISEEMIKCISAIYCELADPPVIDHDDSCSPITSSSTYDLSSHSQGEKWSSKRRKIPFFHSHIDKPLQSEGTEEMSGPYSRMLKVEWICRDTDKLEDVELTLKKFRSLIHRLEGVDLRKMKHEEKLAFWINVHNALVMHAFLIYGIPQNNLKRVSMPLKAAYNVGGHTISVDMIQRSILGCRLPRPGQWLRLLFSMKTKFKVGDARKAYAIEHPEPLLHFALCSGSHSDPVVRMYTSKGVFEELETAKEEYIQSNFLVHKEQKILLPKIVESFAKDSGLCSADLVEMIEHFMPDFQRKNNQKFQHKRIWKGIEWIPHNFTFRYLLSKEVAW is encoded by the exons ATGTACCGAAAAACGTTTGATCAACAAATATCATCTGAATCTAATGTGGCTGAACGACTCAATTCGTCTCCATTAATCACACGTAAAGGGGTTTCCGCAGAAGTTCCTGGACAAGATGTTACACCTGAAAATGACAATACAGTCACCAGCTTTAATGATCTTCTGTCTCCTCGGCATTCAACTGGAAATTTATTAAAGGAATGCAACGACATATTGGACCAACAAAAACTGTTGGATTCAAGCATTCATCGTTGCTACTCCTCATTGTCTCAGCATTCAACTTGTTCCATAAGAACTTCTCCTCGAACAAAATCTCGAGCTAAAGCTGTAGACTCATACCACTCTTTACCTTTCTCAATGCTAGAG CAATCTCAGAGTGCAACTACAAGTGTCTATCCTATGGAACATTATGAAACCTATTTTTCTGATCATGTTCCAGAGACACCAAACAGCATTTCTGAGGAGATGATTAAGTGCATTTCGGCCATATATTGTGAACTTGCAGATCCACCTGTCATCGATCATGATGACTCTTGCTCTCCAATCACATCTTCATCAACATATGACCTTTCTTCACACAGTCAAGGTGAAAAGTGGAGCTCAAAACGCCGAAAAATTCCATTTTTCCATTCACATATAGATAAGCCTTTGCAATCTGAAGGGACAGAGGAAATGAGTGGACCGTATAGCAGAATGCTAAAGGTAGAATGGATCTGTAGGGATACAGATAAGTTAGAAGATGTTGAACtcacactaaaaaaatttag GTCACTTATCCATCGGTTAGAAGGAGTTGATCTCAGAAAGATGAAACATGAGGAGAAGTTGGCCTTTTGGATTAACGTGCACAATGCACTCGTCATGCAT GCATTTTTGATATATGGGATTCCACAGAATAATCTGAAAAGAGTTTCAATGCCACTCAAG GCGGCTTATAATGTAGGAGGCCACACCATAAGCGTAGACATGATACAAAGATCCATTCTTGGATGCAGATTGCCCCGTCCTGGACAA TGGCTGCGGCTGTTGTTttccatgaaaacaaaattcaagGTTGGAGATGCCCGAAAAGCATATGCAATTGAGCATCCTGAACCTCTTCTGCATTTTGCACTCTGTTCAGGAAGCCATTCCGATCCTGTG GTTCGCATGTACACATCCAAGGGAGTGTTTGAGGAGCTAGAAACTGCGAAAGAGGAATACATCCAATCGAACTTCCTCGTGCACAAGGAACAGAAAATCCTTCTTCCAAAAATTGTGGAGTCGTTTGCAAAAGATTCAGGATTGTGCTCCGCTGATTTGGTAGAGATGATCGAGCATTTTATGCCtgattttcaaagaaaaaacaatcaGAAGTTCCAACACAAAAGAATCTGGAAGGGAATTGAATGGATTCCTCACAACTTTACTTTCCGTTATCTACTTTCAAAAGAAGTAGCTTGGTGA